Proteins encoded within one genomic window of Tamandua tetradactyla isolate mTamTet1 chromosome 11, mTamTet1.pri, whole genome shotgun sequence:
- the LOC143650985 gene encoding olfactory receptor 9G19-like, with protein MERGNHSLSQFILVGFTTDPVMQLVLFGIFLGVYSVTMVGNATLIVLICNDSRLHTPMYFFIGNLAFLDLWYSSVYTPKIIVTCISEDKSISFAGCVAQFLFSAGLAYSECFLLAAMAYDRYVAISKPLLYSQTMSIKLCAVLVAASYLGGFTNSTLITKTTFSLKFCGDNIVDDFFCDLPPLVKLACGEKDGYQAALFFILSSNVFAPTLFILATYLFIIIIISKIRSTQGRLKAFSTCSSHLTSVTLYYGSILYIYARPRSSYSLDRDKIISIFYTVVFPMLNPMIYSLRNKDVKEALYKLFN; from the coding sequence ATGGAGAGGGGCAATCACTCCTTGTCTCAGTTCATCCTGGTGGGTTTCACAACAGATCCTGTAATGCAGTTGGTTCTGTTTGGGATATTCCTTGGAGTTTACTCTGTGACCATGGTGGGAAATGCCACTCTCATTGTGTTGATCTGCAATGACTCCAGGCTTCACACacccatgtattttttcattgGAAATCTGGCTTTTCTGGATCTCTGGTACTCCTCTGTCTACACCCCGAAGATTATAGTGACCTGTATCTCTGAAGACAAGAGCATCTCCTTTGCTGGCTGTGTAGCACAGTTCCTCTTCTCCGCTGGGCTGGCCTAtagtgagtgtttcctgttggctgccatggcttatgaccgctatgtggccatctcaAAGCCACTGCTTTATTCTCAGACAATGTCGATAAAGTTATGTGCAGTTTTGGTGGCTGCCTCATATCTTGGTGGCTTTACTAACTCAACCTTAATTACCAAAActactttttctttgaaattctgtGGGGACAACATCGTTGATGACTTTTTCTGTGATTTGCCTCCCTTGGTGAAGCTCGCTTGTGGGGAGAAGGATGGCTACCAGGCTGCACTGTTCTTCATCCTGTCCTCCAATGTCTTCGCCCCCACTCTGTTCATCCTGGCCACCTacctcttcatcatcatcatcatctcgaAGATCCGCTCCACCCAGGGCCGCctcaaagccttctccacctgctcctcccacctgaCCTCTGTCACCTTATACTATGGCTCTATTCTCTACATATATGCTCGTCCCCGGTCTAGCTATTCTCTGGATAGGGacaaaataatttctatattttacaCTGTGGTGTTCCCCATGTTGAACCCCATGATCTACAGTCTGAGGAATAAGGATGTGAAAGAGGCTCTGTATAAGCTTTTCAATTAA